One genomic segment of Oncorhynchus kisutch isolate 150728-3 linkage group LG15, Okis_V2, whole genome shotgun sequence includes these proteins:
- the LOC109879764 gene encoding E3 ubiquitin-protein transferase RMND5B, whose product MEQCACVERELEKVLHRFVMYGHQSEERLDELLRSVCELRGQLVTFGVRDADLTVLSQTMAQCCKNIKETVQLLASRHKDIHGSVSKVGKAIDRNFDAEVSAVVAETVWDSPERQKYLSETIVEHLYRQGMLSVAEDLCQESGVVIDMSMKQPFLELNRILEALRMQDLRPALEWAVTNRQRLLDLNSTLEFKLHRLYFISLLNGGITNQLEALQYARHFQPFASQHQRDIQILMGSLVYLRHGIENSPYRSLLETNQWAEICNSFTRDACALLGLSVESPLSVSFASGCMALPVLMNIKQVIEQRQCSGVWTHKDELPIEIDLGKKCWYHSVFACPILRQQTSESNPPMKLICGHVISRDALNKLTNAGKLKCPYCPMEQNPSDAKQIFF is encoded by the exons ATGGAgcagtgtgcgtgtgtggagCGGGAGCTGGAGAAGGTGCTCCATAGGTTCGTCATGTACGGACACCAGTCAGAGGAACGTCTGGACGAACTACTACGCAGCGTCTGTGAGCTACGGGGACAGCTGGTTACATTCG GGGTACGAGATGCAGATCTGACGGTGCTCTCTCAGACCATGGCCCAGTGTTGTAAGAACATTAAAGAAACTGTACAGCTGCTGGCCTCCAGACACAAGGACATCCACGGCAGTGTCTCCAAAGTGGGCAAAGCTATCGACAGG AACTTTGATGCAGAGGTGAGTGCAGTGGTGGCAGAGACAGTATGGgactcacctgagagacagaagtACCTGAGTGAGACCATTGTGGAACACCTGTACAGACAAGGCATGCTGAGCGTGGCAGAGGACCTATGTCAG gagTCTGGAGTAGTGATTGACATGAGCATGAAGCAGCCGTTCTTGGAACTCAACAGGATCCTGGAGGCCTTGAGGATGCAGGACCTCAGACCAGCACTAGA GTGGGCAGTAACAAATCGGCAGCGCCTGCTGGACCTGAACAGTACCCTGGAGTTCAAGCTGCACCGCCTCTACTTCATCAGCCTGTTAAACGGAGGCATCACCAACCAGCTGGAGGCGCTACAGTACGCCAGGCACTTCCAGCCCTTCGCCTCACAGCACCAGAGAG aCATACAGATCCTCATGGGTAGTCTGGTGTACCTGCGGCACGGCATAGAGAACTCTCCCTACCGCTCTCTGCTAGAGACCAACCAATGGGCTGAGATCTGTAACAGCTTCACCAGGGACGCCTGCGCGCTGCTGGGGCTATCGGTAGAGTCACCTCTCAGTgtcag TTTTGCGTCAGGCTGCATGGCCCTGCCCGTCCTGATGAACATCAAACAGGTGATTgaacagagacagtgtagtggaGTCTGGACACACAAGGACGAGCTGCCC ATTGAGATAGACCTGGGGAAGAAGTGCTGGTACCACTCTGTGTTCGCCTGCCCCATCCTCAGACAGCAGACGTCAGAGAGCAACCCTCCCATGAAGCTCATCTGTGGACACGTCATCTCCAGAGACGCCCTCAACAAACTCACCAACGCTGGAAA aCTGAAATGTCCCTACTGTCCCATGGAGCAGAACCCGTCAGATGCCAAGCAGATCTTCTTTTGA